The segment AGCCCCTTCCCCTACCGCCTGGTCGCGACGGATCTCGACGGCACGCTGCTGCGCGCCGACGAGTCCGTCTCGGCCCGCACGCGGGACGCGCTCGCCGCCGTCACGGAGGCGGGCGCCGCGCACATCGTCGTCACCGGCCGGGCGGTGCCCTGGACCCGGCACATCCTGGACGACCTCGGCTACGAGGGGATCGCGGTGTGCGGGCAGGGCGCACAGGTCTACCACGCGGGTGAGCACCGGCTGCTCACCTCGCTGACCCTGGACCGGCAGCTCGCCGGGCTCGCGCTCTCCAAGATCGAGGCGGAGGTGGGCCCGCTCGCGCTGGCCGCCAGCCGCGACGGCCTGGAGGGCGAGGTCCTGATGGGCCCCGGCTACAAGGTCCACGAGGGGCCGCTGCCGTACGTCCCGTACGAGGACCCCGCGGAGCTCTGGGCGGCGCCGCTGACCAAGCTCTACGTCCAGCACCCGACGCTGACGGACGACGAGCTGACCCGGGCCGCCCGTGAGACGGTCGGCGGTCTCGTGGACGTCGTCATGGCCGGGCCCGGGATCGTGGAGATCCTTCCGCTCGGCCTGAGCAAGGCGACCGGTCTCTCGCTCGCGGCACGCCGGCTGGGCGTGAAGGCGGCGGAGACGATCGCCTTCGGCGACATGCCGAACGACATCCCGATGTTCGGCTGGGCGGCCCACGGCGTGGCCATGGGCAACGCCCACGAGGAACTGCGCGCGGTGGCGGACGAGACCACGGCCTCCAACGAGGAGGACGGCATCGCGGTCGTCCTGGAACGCCTGCTGTCGGCCTGACGTTCCGAGACCCGCTTCGAGAACGGGTCGAGAACAGCTTCGAAAGCGGCTTCGAAAGCCTCGATGACCGTGACGAAGGCCCGCTCCCCCTGAGGGGAGCGGGCCTTCGTCGTTTCGGGAGGGAGCGGCCCGCACGGACAGGTCCGCGCGCTCGAAGCGGCCGCCCCCTTCGGGGGATCCCCCGTTCCCCCCGCACAACTAGTGTGCTCCGGAGCCCGGTTCGGGGGCGACTGGTTTTCCGCGGGTGAGCGGGTAGCAGGCCAGGCCGATCGCCAGCGAGATCGCGTGCCCGAGGTCGGTGTGCGTGCGGTCGGCGAGCAGCGGGACGACGAAGAAGCCCACCACTCCGGCGAGGTAGAGCCAGCGCCAGGGGCCGGGCAGCCGGTAGGTGAGGATGCCCGCCGAGGCGGCGAGGCCGTAGCTGACGCCGATGTCGACGACGTGCGCCATGCTGCGCGGCACGTCGTGGAGGCGGATGGCCACCAGGACGACCTGCTGGCTGATCAGGGTCGCCGCGATGTGGGCCGTGGCGACGACGAAGAGCCATTTCGGTGTACCGAGCCAGCGTTCCACGGGCGCGTGGATCAGCTCGAAGAGCGCCGCGTACAGCAGGAGGTCGGCCGGATCCTCGATCCAGAACGCGCTGCCGAGCAGGGCCCGCAGCGGGTGGTGGGCCAGCTGATGGAGATTGCTGCTGTTGCGGTGCAGGAGGTAGGTCTCAAGGCCCTCGGGGGACAGCGCGATGACGAGGCTGGTGATCGCGATGATCGCCAGCCACAGATGCGTACCGGGTGACGAACGCACCCACGACCTGATCGGTCGGGACGGTTCGCCACCCGGGGAGCTCTCGGGAGGCACGTATCCGTGCCTATCACCCCGAGCTGGGAGAAACCTCAGAAATTGATCATGTGTCCGGCAATGCCGTGGATGGCTTCCTTCACGGCCTCGCCCAGCGTCGGGTGCGCGTGGACGTTCCGCGCGACCTCGTGGACGGTGAGGTCCCACTGCTGCGCCAGGGTCAGCTCGGGGAGCAGCTCGGTGACGTCGGGGCCGATCAGGTGGGCGCCGATGATCTCGCCGTGGGTGCCGTCGGCGATGATCTTGACGAAGCCGGTGGTGTCGCCGAGGCCGTGCGCCTTGCCGTTCGCCACGAAGGGGAACTTGGCGACCTTGACGTCGTAGCCCTTCTCGCGGGCCTGCGCCTCGGTCCAGCCGAAGCTGGCGATCTGCGGCTGGCAGTAGGTCGCGCGCGGGATCATCGGGTAGTCGAGCTCCATGGTCTCGGCGTCACCGATGGTCTCGGCGGCGATGACGCCCATGGCCTCGGCGGTGTGCGCGAGCATCAGCTTCGCGGTGACGTCACCGATGGCGTAGATGTGCGGCACGGAGGTGCGGCAGCGGCCGTCGACGTCGATCGCGCCGCGCTCGGTCAGGGCGACGCCGGTGGCCTCCAGGCCGTAGCCGGTGACGTTCGGGGCGAAGCCGATGGCCTGGAGGACCTTGTCGGCCTCCAGGACCTTCTGGACGCCGTCCTTGCCGGTGACGGTGACGCGGACCTGCGGGCCGGACTCGTCGATGGCCTCGACGCGGGTCGAGGTCAGGACGTCGATGCCGAGCTTGCGGTACTGCCGGGCCAGCTCCTTGGAGACCTCTTCGTCCTCCAGCGGCGCGATCCGGTCGAGGAACTCGACGATCGTGACCTTGGTGCCGTAGTTGCTGAGGACGTACGCGAACTCGATGCCGATCGCGCCGGCGCCGGCGATGATGATCGACTTCGGCGCGTCCGCGGCGAGGATCTGCTCCTCGTACGAGACGACGCGCTCGCTGCGGGCGGTGCCCGGGAGCAGGCGC is part of the Streptomyces sp. NBC_00250 genome and harbors:
- a CDS encoding HAD family hydrolase; the encoded protein is MSPFPYRLVATDLDGTLLRADESVSARTRDALAAVTEAGAAHIVVTGRAVPWTRHILDDLGYEGIAVCGQGAQVYHAGEHRLLTSLTLDRQLAGLALSKIEAEVGPLALAASRDGLEGEVLMGPGYKVHEGPLPYVPYEDPAELWAAPLTKLYVQHPTLTDDELTRAARETVGGLVDVVMAGPGIVEILPLGLSKATGLSLAARRLGVKAAETIAFGDMPNDIPMFGWAAHGVAMGNAHEELRAVADETTASNEEDGIAVVLERLLSA
- a CDS encoding rhomboid-like protein; protein product: MRSSPGTHLWLAIIAITSLVIALSPEGLETYLLHRNSSNLHQLAHHPLRALLGSAFWIEDPADLLLYAALFELIHAPVERWLGTPKWLFVVATAHIAATLISQQVVLVAIRLHDVPRSMAHVVDIGVSYGLAASAGILTYRLPGPWRWLYLAGVVGFFVVPLLADRTHTDLGHAISLAIGLACYPLTRGKPVAPEPGSGAH
- the lpdA gene encoding dihydrolipoyl dehydrogenase: MSDRFDVVVLGAGPGGYVAAIRAAQLGKRVAVVEEKYWGGVCLNVGCIPTKALLRNAELAHIFNHEAKTFGIKVDGTVSFDYGEAFSRSRSVADGRVKGVHFLMKKNGITEFDGRGTFLDANTLQVAKSDGTSETIRFDNCIIATGATPRLLPGTARSERVVSYEEQILAADAPKSIIIAGAGAIGIEFAYVLSNYGTKVTIVEFLDRIAPLEDEEVSKELARQYRKLGIDVLTSTRVEAIDESGPQVRVTVTGKDGVQKVLEADKVLQAIGFAPNVTGYGLEATGVALTERGAIDVDGRCRTSVPHIYAIGDVTAKLMLAHTAEAMGVIAAETIGDAETMELDYPMIPRATYCQPQIASFGWTEAQAREKGYDVKVAKFPFVANGKAHGLGDTTGFVKIIADGTHGEIIGAHLIGPDVTELLPELTLAQQWDLTVHEVARNVHAHPTLGEAVKEAIHGIAGHMINF